A genomic region of Papaver somniferum cultivar HN1 chromosome 7, ASM357369v1, whole genome shotgun sequence contains the following coding sequences:
- the LOC113296374 gene encoding uncharacterized protein LOC113296374, translated as MKLFDDLCNDLDLVDFPLSGSKYTWSRPPNKKSKIDRFLFSPDWEDHFPNIIFKRLARPFSDHFPIELCLLDSDWGTFPFRFQLSWLEGTNIIPLLKEWLEYFSFVGTAGECFAKKLNALKEKLKVWNREVFGSIDRSIDTSLTKLKELDDLYDDRGLTEVEEDMLVTAKVDFEVAHRRQSIMLRQKSRIRYFRDGDRNTKHFHRVVKGHRAFNNTNNLRINGRWTGNKEEIKLGIANHFELAFKEISYNRPRIKSMCLKRIDKNASIWLERPFSEEEVKIAIKDLGIDRAPGPDALQKN; from the coding sequence ATGAAACTCTTTGATGATTTATGTAATGACCTTGATCTTGTGGATTTTCCTCTTTCCGGTTCCAAGTATACTTGGAGTAGACCGCCTAACAAGAAGAGCAAGATTGACCGTTTTCTTTTCTCGCCGGATTGGgaagatcattttccaaatatcATCTTCAAGCGCCTTGCAAGACCTTTTTCGGATCATTTTCCTATTgagttatgcttattagattccGATTGGGGTACTTTCCCTTTTCGATTTCAATTATCTTGGCTTGAAGGTACTAACATAATCCCTTTATTGAAAGAATGGTTGGAGTATTTTTCCTTTGTAGGTACGGCGGGCGAATGTTTTGCAAAAAAGCTAAATGCTTTGAAGGAGAAATTAAAAGTGTGGAATAGAGAAGTCTTTGGGAGCATTGATAGGTCTATTGACACGTCTCTAACCAAGTTGAAAGAATTGGATGATTTATATGATGATAGGGGTCTCACCGAAGTTGAAGAAGACATGCTTGTGACGGCTAAAGTGGATTTTGAGGTGGCTCATCGTCGTCAAAGCATAATGTTgagacaaaaatcaagaattagaTACTTTAGAGATGGTGACCGTAACACAAAACATTTTCATCGAGTAGTGAAAGGTCATAGAGCGTTTAACAACACCAATAACCTTCGTATCAATGGACGTTGGACCGGAAACAAGGAAGAAATCAAGTTGGGTATTGCAAATCATTTTGAGTTAGCTTTTAAAGAAATTTCATACAATCGTCCAAGAATCAAGAGTATGTGTCTAAAGCGTATTGATAAGAATGCAAGTATTTGGTTGGAGAGACCTTTTAGTGAAGAGGAAGTCAAGATTGCAATTAAAGATTTGGGAATTGATCGTGCTCCGGGTCCGGATGCACTACAAAAAAACTGA